One genomic region from Sphingomicrobium aestuariivivum encodes:
- a CDS encoding M3 family metallopeptidase, with translation MTKKMLLAGAASLSLAACGTVGQDEAIETAAAMATAAADMAEAEAIAYDNPLLEEWTGPYDGVPQWQEYEVGQFDEAIEVSLNEALAEYEAIAANPAAPTFANTIDAMELAGQRFGDVYSIFGVYASNISTPEVRDLQAKWSPKISEAFDKVNLDPRMFARVKALYDNRDNLGLTSQQMRVLERRYDGYVRTGALLDEAGKAQLSAYNSKLAELFSQFSANVLADENVYTQVSEAEMAGVPADIKGAAKVAAEAQDMEGYAIKNTRSMVDPVLSFAEDRDLREKVWDRFVNRGDNGDDNDTNAIIAEIVKTRADRADLLGYESHAHWRMQDTMAGTPQRAMDLMMKVWPAAIARVDEEVADMMEFASADGVSEIEPWDYLYYQEKVRKAKYDLSAEELKPYFELNNMVDGMIWSAEQLYGISMVENTGAVPVYHPDIRTFEVTNTRTGKDIGLFYFDTYARDGKRSGAWMNTLRLGTKLTGDELGLFTNNNNFNKPAPGEPVLISLDDAQTLWHEFGHAIHYMLVDVDYPSLAGNQRDFVEYPSQVNENWLLSEPVLERFARHYETNEVMPQSLRDKIAASSTFNEGYATVQYLSSALVDMKLHMDPDGVVDVDAFEKETLAALDMPEETVMRHRLPQFNHLFSSDAYSAGYYSYLWSETMDADTWEAFAETGNVYDPVVAERFEKIILATGNATDRIEAYRAFRGRDPDVDALLRRRGFPTGAE, from the coding sequence ATGACCAAGAAAATGCTGCTCGCGGGTGCCGCGAGCCTGAGCCTTGCCGCCTGCGGGACGGTTGGCCAGGACGAAGCCATCGAAACCGCCGCCGCCATGGCGACCGCCGCCGCCGACATGGCCGAGGCCGAAGCCATCGCCTATGACAATCCGCTCCTCGAGGAGTGGACCGGCCCCTATGACGGCGTGCCGCAGTGGCAGGAATATGAAGTCGGCCAGTTCGACGAGGCGATCGAAGTGTCGCTGAACGAGGCGCTTGCCGAATATGAAGCGATCGCGGCCAACCCCGCCGCGCCGACCTTCGCCAACACCATCGACGCGATGGAACTGGCGGGCCAGCGCTTCGGCGACGTCTATTCGATCTTCGGCGTCTATGCCTCGAACATCTCGACCCCCGAGGTGCGCGATCTCCAGGCCAAGTGGAGCCCGAAGATTTCCGAGGCCTTCGACAAGGTCAATCTCGACCCGCGCATGTTCGCACGCGTGAAGGCGCTTTACGACAATCGCGACAATCTGGGCCTGACGAGCCAGCAGATGCGCGTGCTCGAGCGTCGCTATGACGGCTATGTGCGCACCGGCGCGCTGCTCGACGAAGCGGGCAAGGCGCAGCTGTCGGCCTATAACAGCAAGCTCGCCGAGCTGTTCAGCCAGTTTTCGGCCAACGTGCTGGCCGACGAGAATGTCTATACGCAGGTGAGCGAGGCCGAGATGGCCGGCGTTCCCGCCGACATCAAGGGCGCCGCCAAGGTCGCTGCCGAAGCGCAGGACATGGAAGGCTATGCCATCAAGAACACCCGTTCGATGGTCGACCCCGTGCTCAGCTTCGCCGAAGACCGCGACCTTCGCGAAAAGGTCTGGGACCGCTTCGTCAATCGTGGCGACAATGGCGATGACAATGACACCAATGCGATCATTGCCGAAATCGTGAAAACCCGCGCCGACCGCGCCGACCTGCTCGGCTACGAGAGCCACGCGCATTGGCGCATGCAGGACACCATGGCGGGCACCCCGCAGCGCGCGATGGACCTGATGATGAAGGTGTGGCCCGCAGCGATCGCGCGTGTCGACGAGGAAGTCGCCGACATGATGGAATTCGCTTCCGCCGACGGCGTGAGCGAGATCGAGCCGTGGGACTATCTCTATTACCAGGAGAAGGTGCGCAAGGCGAAGTACGACCTCAGCGCAGAGGAGCTGAAGCCCTATTTCGAGCTGAACAACATGGTCGACGGCATGATCTGGTCGGCCGAACAGCTCTACGGCATCAGCATGGTCGAGAACACCGGCGCGGTGCCGGTCTATCATCCCGACATCCGGACCTTCGAGGTGACCAACACGCGCACCGGAAAGGACATCGGGCTGTTCTATTTCGACACCTATGCCCGTGACGGCAAGCGCTCGGGCGCGTGGATGAACACGCTGCGCCTCGGCACCAAGCTGACGGGTGACGAACTGGGCCTGTTCACCAACAACAACAATTTCAACAAGCCCGCGCCGGGCGAGCCCGTGCTCATCAGCCTCGATGACGCGCAGACGCTGTGGCACGAATTCGGTCACGCCATCCACTACATGCTGGTCGATGTCGATTATCCGAGCCTTGCCGGCAACCAGCGCGACTTCGTGGAATATCCGAGCCAGGTGAACGAGAATTGGCTCCTGTCGGAGCCGGTGCTCGAGCGCTTTGCGCGCCATTATGAGACGAACGAGGTCATGCCGCAGAGCCTGCGCGACAAGATCGCCGCCTCGTCGACCTTCAACGAAGGCTATGCGACCGTGCAGTATCTCTCCTCGGCGCTCGTCGACATGAAGCTGCACATGGACCCCGACGGCGTGGTCGATGTGGATGCCTTCGAGAAGGAAACGCTGGCCGCGCTGGACATGCCGGAGGAAACGGTGATGCGTCACCGCCTGCCGCAGTTCAACCACCTCTTCTCCTCGGACGCCTATTCGGCGGGCTATTACAGCTACCTGTGGTCGGAGACGATGGACGCGGACACGTGGGAAGCCTTTGCCGAGACGGGCAATGTCTATGATCCGGTCGTCGCCGAGCGCTTCGAGAAGATCATCCTGGCGACCGGCAATGCGACCGACCGCATCGAAGCCTACCGCGCCTTCCGCGGCCGCGATCCCGACGTCGACGCGCTGCTGCGTCGCCGCGGTTTCCCGACCGGCGCGGAATAA
- a CDS encoding LemA family protein: MNKRLTLLSTALIAGSLAGCGINSVPTAEEEVNAAWGNVEAEYQRRNDLIGNLVESVKGAANSEEEILTQITEARASATSANLSPDQLDDPEAVRAYAQAQGQLSNARSLLGTVIMERYPELQSQQRFADLMVQLEGTENSILVARRDYNDAVRNYNTTIRTFPDAIGAKVIHGAEPKVPFEAAAGADEAVEVDFGA, encoded by the coding sequence ATGAACAAGCGACTGACCCTGCTTTCGACCGCCCTGATCGCGGGCAGCCTCGCGGGCTGTGGCATCAACAGCGTGCCGACCGCCGAAGAGGAAGTGAACGCCGCCTGGGGCAATGTCGAAGCCGAATACCAGCGGCGCAACGACCTCATCGGCAACCTCGTCGAGAGCGTGAAGGGCGCGGCCAACTCGGAAGAGGAAATCCTCACCCAGATCACCGAGGCGCGCGCTTCGGCGACCTCGGCCAACCTGTCGCCCGACCAGCTCGACGACCCCGAAGCGGTGCGCGCCTATGCGCAGGCGCAGGGCCAGCTGTCGAACGCGCGCAGCCTCTTGGGCACGGTCATCATGGAACGCTATCCCGAACTGCAGTCGCAGCAGCGCTTTGCCGACCTGATGGTCCAGCTCGAGGGCACCGAGAATTCGATCCTCGTCGCGCGCCGCGATTACAATGACGCTGTGCGCAACTACAACACCACGATCCGCACCTTCCCCGACGCGATCGGCGCGAAGGTGATCCACGGTGCCGAACCCAAGGTGCCCTTCGAGGCCGCCGCGGGCGCCGACGAAGCGGTCGAAGTGGACTTCGGCGCGTAA
- a CDS encoding NAD(P)H-dependent flavin oxidoreductase, whose amino-acid sequence MVWPLIEGGKGVSATNHASSGAWAAAGGIGTVSAVNADSYDPEGRIIPQVYEEMTRRGRHEELIQYAIDGATAQVIKAHEMAGGKGAINVNVLWEMGGAERVLEGLLDNCADMVDGVTCGAGMPYRLSEIARHYGVKYLPIVSSGRAFRALWKRAYAKHPEGLGAVVYEDPWLAGGHNGLSNAEDPKKPQDPYPRVAELRKMMRDAGTPEVPIVMAGGVWRLDEWDNWIDNDELGPIAFQFGTRPLLTQESPIPQEWKARLMTLEEGDVLLHKFSPTGFYSSAVRNPFLRNLEARSERQIAFTKEKEGDHEFELDVGIKGRKSYWVTKADLNRAREWHGAGFTEAMKTPADTLIFVTPEEFAEIRKDQADCMGCLSQCSFSSWADNEKNTTGRLADPRSFCIQKTLQDIAHGGPVEENLMFAGHAAYRFKTDPFYSNGFVPTVKQLVDRILTGA is encoded by the coding sequence ATGGTCTGGCCGCTGATCGAAGGCGGCAAGGGCGTTTCGGCCACCAACCATGCGAGCTCGGGCGCCTGGGCCGCCGCGGGCGGCATCGGCACGGTGAGCGCGGTCAATGCCGACAGCTATGATCCCGAAGGCCGCATCATCCCGCAGGTCTATGAGGAAATGACCCGCCGCGGACGCCATGAAGAGCTGATCCAGTACGCGATCGACGGCGCCACCGCGCAGGTCATCAAAGCGCACGAGATGGCCGGCGGCAAGGGCGCGATCAACGTCAACGTGCTGTGGGAAATGGGCGGCGCCGAGCGCGTGCTCGAGGGCCTCTTGGACAATTGCGCGGACATGGTCGACGGCGTCACCTGCGGTGCGGGCATGCCCTATCGCCTGTCCGAGATCGCGCGTCATTATGGCGTGAAATATCTCCCCATCGTGTCGTCGGGCCGCGCCTTCCGCGCGCTGTGGAAGCGGGCCTATGCCAAGCATCCCGAGGGGCTGGGCGCGGTGGTCTATGAGGATCCGTGGCTGGCGGGCGGGCACAACGGCCTGTCGAACGCCGAGGACCCCAAGAAGCCGCAGGATCCCTATCCGCGCGTTGCCGAGCTTCGCAAGATGATGCGCGATGCGGGCACGCCCGAAGTGCCGATCGTGATGGCGGGCGGCGTTTGGCGGCTCGATGAATGGGATAACTGGATCGACAATGACGAGCTGGGACCGATCGCCTTCCAGTTCGGCACGCGGCCGCTGCTGACGCAGGAAAGCCCCATTCCGCAGGAGTGGAAGGCGCGGCTGATGACGCTGGAGGAAGGCGATGTCCTCCTCCACAAATTCTCGCCGACGGGCTTCTACAGCTCGGCGGTGCGCAATCCGTTCCTGCGCAATCTCGAGGCGCGCTCGGAGCGCCAGATCGCCTTCACCAAGGAAAAGGAAGGCGATCACGAGTTCGAACTCGACGTCGGCATCAAGGGGCGCAAGAGCTATTGGGTCACCAAGGCCGATTTGAACCGCGCGCGCGAATGGCATGGCGCGGGCTTCACCGAGGCGATGAAGACGCCGGCGGACACGCTGATCTTCGTTACCCCCGAGGAGTTCGCCGAGATCCGCAAGGACCAGGCCGACTGCATGGGCTGCCTGTCGCAGTGCAGCTTCTCGAGCTGGGCGGATAACGAGAAGAACACGACGGGGCGCCTTGCCGACCCGCGCAGCTTCTGTATCCAGAAGACGCTGCAGGACATCGCGCACGGCGGTCCGGTCGAGGAGAATCTGATGTTCGCGGGCCATGCCGCCTATCGTTTCAAGACCGACCCCTTCTACTCGAACGGCTTCGTGCCGACGGTGAAGCAGCTGGTCGACCGGATCCTGACGGGAGCGTGA
- a CDS encoding phosphotransferase family protein, with amino-acid sequence MDRTDANTGTRPVSDHLAFDEKALTDWMQARVEGFGGPLTVEQFKGGQSNPTYKLVTPGAAYVLRRKPPGRLLPGAHAVEREYRVMTALGQAGFPAPRTHGLEEDESVIGTPFFVMDMVPGRIVWEAHFPDTPAADRGAHFDAMNATIAQLHGFDPAAIGLADYGKGEAFVARQVARWSDQYRNDIEAGRVEAMDRLVDWLRDNAPDRSAEPVRVIHGDFRCDNMIFDAAQPRVRAVLDWELSTLGDPGADFAYHLLMYRMPSAGSFTGLLGRDLADLGIPSEEDYVAAYCERTGRDGVADLDYLIVYNMFRLAAIVHGIKGRVARGNASSAHAVETAKALEPLAELAWANAKAARLP; translated from the coding sequence ATGGACCGCACCGACGCCAATACGGGCACCCGTCCCGTCTCCGACCACCTCGCCTTCGACGAGAAAGCCCTCACCGACTGGATGCAGGCCCGTGTCGAGGGCTTTGGCGGCCCGCTCACGGTCGAGCAATTCAAGGGCGGCCAGTCCAATCCGACCTACAAGCTGGTGACCCCCGGCGCGGCCTATGTCCTGCGCCGCAAGCCCCCCGGGCGCCTCCTGCCCGGTGCCCATGCGGTCGAGCGCGAATATCGCGTGATGACGGCCTTGGGGCAGGCAGGTTTTCCGGCGCCCAGGACGCACGGCCTCGAGGAAGACGAGAGCGTCATCGGCACGCCCTTCTTCGTCATGGACATGGTGCCGGGCCGCATCGTCTGGGAAGCACATTTCCCCGACACCCCTGCGGCCGACCGCGGCGCGCACTTCGACGCGATGAATGCCACCATCGCCCAGCTCCACGGCTTCGACCCCGCCGCCATCGGCCTTGCCGACTATGGCAAGGGCGAAGCCTTTGTCGCCCGCCAGGTCGCGCGCTGGTCCGACCAGTATCGAAACGACATCGAGGCCGGCCGCGTCGAGGCCATGGACCGCCTCGTCGACTGGCTGCGCGACAACGCCCCCGACCGCTCGGCCGAACCCGTGCGGGTCATCCACGGCGACTTTCGCTGCGACAATATGATCTTCGATGCGGCCCAGCCAAGGGTGCGCGCCGTCCTCGACTGGGAGCTGTCGACGCTCGGCGATCCCGGCGCCGACTTCGCCTATCACCTCCTCATGTACCGCATGCCGTCCGCCGGCAGCTTCACCGGCCTCCTCGGCCGCGACCTCGCCGACCTCGGCATCCCGTCCGAGGAGGATTATGTCGCCGCCTACTGCGAGCGCACGGGTCGCGACGGGGTCGCCGACCTCGACTATCTCATCGTCTACAACATGTTCCGGCTCGCCGCGATCGTCCACGGCATCAAGGGCCGCGTCGCGCGCGGCAATGCCTCCAGCGCCCATGCGGTCGAGACCGCCAAGGCCCTCGAGCCGCTCGCCGAACTTGCCTGGGCCAATGCCAAGGCCGCGCGCCTTCCTTAA
- the mscL gene encoding large conductance mechanosensitive channel protein MscL: protein MLDDFKKFIAKGNVIDLAVAVIIGGAFALITKALTDDIIMPLVGYLFGGLDFSNYFILLGEVPEGYEGSLTNYAELKEAGVAMIGYGAFLTTIVNFLILGFLIFLMVRWVKKLVEAQKKAEEEKPKGPTEIELLQEIRDELKKRPVA from the coding sequence ATGCTCGACGACTTCAAGAAATTCATCGCCAAGGGCAATGTCATCGACCTTGCCGTGGCGGTCATCATCGGCGGCGCCTTCGCGCTCATCACCAAGGCGCTGACCGACGACATCATCATGCCGCTCGTCGGCTACCTCTTCGGCGGCCTCGACTTCTCCAACTATTTCATCCTGCTGGGCGAAGTGCCCGAGGGCTATGAAGGCAGCCTCACCAACTATGCCGAGCTGAAAGAGGCCGGCGTGGCGATGATCGGCTATGGCGCCTTCCTCACCACCATCGTCAACTTCCTCATCCTCGGCTTCCTCATCTTCCTGATGGTCCGCTGGGTGAAGAAGCTCGTGGAAGCGCAGAAGAAGGCCGAAGAGGAAAAGCCCAAGGGCCCGACCGAGATCGAACTGCTCCAGGAGATCCGCGACGAACTGAAAAAGCGCCCGGTGGCCTGA
- a CDS encoding metallophosphoesterase family protein encodes MHKIIHFSDVHFGIHEEHLVAATELFLERHESDLVVIAGDLTQWAKEEEFELARAWLDKIEERGHRIMVVPGNHDTPSFNLVKRFMSPNAAYVKHMGEWGEELNPWLNEDGFAILGLNSMRGLVVKNGKISDEQIQLMRDKFAEAQDDDLRILTLHHPMWKLPRGEELSDPIQNQVAAVSATDDVGIDLILSGHNHTSSVHRTVDLPKGDGSALVIQAGTAFSTRIKIEPASFNYIEADRHNCLIKVIGWDGDNYVERRQHHYQREHDEAHWQPSNANAMGLVAEVARAAEGNA; translated from the coding sequence ATGCACAAGATCATCCATTTTTCCGACGTCCATTTCGGCATTCACGAAGAGCATCTGGTCGCCGCGACCGAACTGTTCCTCGAGCGACACGAGAGCGACCTCGTCGTCATCGCGGGCGACCTCACCCAATGGGCCAAGGAAGAGGAATTCGAACTGGCGCGCGCCTGGCTCGACAAGATCGAGGAGCGGGGACACCGCATCATGGTGGTGCCCGGCAATCACGACACGCCGAGCTTCAACCTCGTGAAGCGGTTCATGAGCCCCAATGCGGCCTATGTGAAGCACATGGGCGAGTGGGGCGAGGAATTGAACCCGTGGCTCAACGAGGATGGCTTCGCGATCCTCGGATTGAATTCGATGCGCGGGCTGGTCGTGAAGAACGGCAAGATCTCGGACGAGCAGATACAGCTGATGCGCGACAAGTTCGCCGAGGCGCAGGACGATGACCTGCGCATCCTCACGCTGCACCACCCGATGTGGAAACTGCCGCGCGGGGAGGAGCTGTCCGACCCCATCCAGAACCAGGTGGCGGCGGTCAGCGCGACCGACGATGTCGGCATCGACCTCATCCTGTCGGGGCATAACCATACGAGCTCGGTGCACCGCACGGTCGACCTGCCCAAAGGCGATGGTTCGGCGCTGGTGATCCAGGCGGGCACGGCCTTCTCGACGCGGATCAAGATCGAGCCCGCCAGCTTCAATTATATCGAGGCGGACCGGCACAATTGCCTCATCAAGGTGATCGGCTGGGACGGCGACAATTATGTCGAGCGGCGCCAGCATCATTACCAGCGCGAGCATGACGAGGCGCATTGGCAGCCCTCCAATGCCAATGCGATGGGGCTGGTGGCCGAGGTGGCGCGCGCTGCCGAAGGCAATGCTTGA
- a CDS encoding TPM domain-containing protein yields MRLLLGLLALLAVLGGLLISEPANAQDFPAPPENSWILDEGAFLSPEEELALNRKLQARFDETGRPLYITTFQNLQGYPIEDFGYRLGREWGVGDAEEDDGTLLIVAREEREMRIETGYGARVYLPDVLAGRIIRNTMTPAFKAGDFAGGIDAGVDEIIASFELSPEEAAARAETAAAEQSREREGGGNFGGMIFFMILMFLFLSAGRRGQGRRYRGKDSKRRRRRGGGFDAGDAAVILWGIDALTSGRPRRHGGGGIFGGGGGFGGGGGGFGGGLGGGGFGGGGASGGW; encoded by the coding sequence GTGCGGCTTCTCCTTGGCCTCCTCGCGCTGCTGGCAGTGCTCGGCGGGCTGCTCATCAGCGAGCCCGCCAATGCGCAGGACTTTCCCGCGCCGCCCGAGAACAGCTGGATCCTCGACGAGGGCGCGTTCCTCAGCCCCGAGGAAGAGCTGGCGCTCAACCGCAAGCTGCAGGCGCGTTTCGACGAGACGGGGCGCCCGCTCTACATCACCACCTTCCAGAACCTTCAGGGCTATCCGATCGAGGATTTCGGCTATCGGCTGGGTCGTGAATGGGGTGTGGGCGATGCCGAGGAAGACGATGGCACGCTGCTGATCGTCGCCCGCGAGGAGCGCGAGATGCGGATCGAGACGGGCTATGGCGCGCGTGTCTATCTGCCCGACGTGCTGGCGGGGCGGATCATCCGCAACACCATGACGCCCGCCTTCAAGGCCGGCGATTTCGCGGGCGGCATCGATGCCGGTGTCGACGAGATCATCGCCAGCTTCGAACTTTCCCCCGAGGAAGCGGCGGCGCGCGCCGAGACGGCGGCCGCCGAGCAGTCGCGCGAGCGCGAGGGCGGCGGCAATTTCGGGGGCATGATCTTCTTCATGATCCTGATGTTCCTGTTCCTCTCGGCCGGACGGCGCGGGCAGGGGCGGCGCTATCGCGGCAAGGACAGCAAGCGCCGCCGGCGGCGTGGCGGCGGCTTCGATGCCGGTGATGCCGCGGTGATCCTGTGGGGCATCGACGCGCTGACCAGCGGCAGGCCCCGACGCCACGGCGGCGGCGGCATCTTCGGTGGCGGCGGTGGTTTCGGCGGCGGTGGCGGCGGCTTCGGCGGCGGTCTCGGCGGCGGCGGTTTCGGTGGCGGCGGCGCCTCCGGGGGGTGGTAA
- a CDS encoding NUDIX hydrolase — MSDASSAPEIKFQGDFIVAVKDGRWEYVKRARGIRAVVIEAVVEGDRLLMVEQHRVPLGRNCLELPAGLIGDDDGGEEDTVEKAAVRELEEETGWRAGSIEVMGEFYSSPGMVSESFTAVRAHDCVKVGEGGGTDDEDIIVHAVPLAEVAAFVAQKRQEGCAVDVRVMAYLLRS, encoded by the coding sequence GTGAGCGACGCCTCTTCAGCTCCCGAGATCAAATTTCAGGGCGATTTCATCGTCGCGGTGAAGGACGGGCGCTGGGAATATGTGAAGCGCGCGCGCGGCATCCGCGCGGTGGTGATCGAGGCGGTAGTCGAGGGCGACCGGCTGCTCATGGTCGAGCAGCATCGCGTGCCGCTCGGGCGCAATTGCCTCGAACTGCCCGCGGGACTGATCGGCGACGATGACGGCGGCGAGGAAGATACGGTCGAGAAGGCCGCGGTGCGCGAGCTCGAGGAAGAGACGGGCTGGCGCGCCGGGTCCATCGAGGTGATGGGCGAATTCTATTCCTCGCCCGGCATGGTGTCCGAAAGCTTCACCGCCGTGCGCGCGCATGACTGCGTGAAGGTCGGCGAAGGCGGGGGCACCGATGACGAGGACATCATCGTCCACGCGGTGCCGCTGGCCGAGGTGGCGGCCTTTGTCGCGCAAAAGCGACAGGAAGGGTGCGCCGTGGACGTTCGGGTGATGGCCTACCTGTTGCGTTCGTAG
- a CDS encoding TPM domain-containing protein produces MHQLTAEDHARVSQAIAQAELASDGEIVAVATELSDQYHDAAWQWAALATFLQMGIWAFQPQWLEDAYHLFFGGWGEVPLTQLLTVLLMFSLATFLIVWGALRYMPLRLKLVPPATKTRRVRRRAIDIYKAGAERRTIGRTGILIYLSMGEHRAEIIHDDAITEAVEPDAWAEAMIALLGPVKEGRVADGICAAIHEIGLVLAEHFPKSSDDTNEIPDKLIEL; encoded by the coding sequence ATGCATCAATTGACGGCAGAGGATCATGCGCGCGTCTCGCAGGCGATCGCGCAGGCGGAACTGGCTTCCGACGGCGAGATCGTCGCGGTGGCGACGGAGCTTTCGGACCAATATCATGACGCGGCGTGGCAGTGGGCCGCGCTCGCGACCTTCCTCCAGATGGGAATCTGGGCGTTCCAGCCGCAGTGGCTGGAGGATGCCTACCACCTGTTCTTCGGCGGCTGGGGCGAGGTGCCGCTGACGCAGCTCCTCACCGTGCTGCTGATGTTCTCGCTCGCGACCTTCCTCATCGTGTGGGGGGCGCTTCGCTACATGCCGCTCCGATTGAAGCTGGTGCCGCCCGCGACCAAGACGCGGCGGGTGCGCCGGCGCGCGATCGACATCTACAAGGCGGGCGCCGAGCGGCGCACCATCGGGCGCACCGGCATCCTCATCTATTTGTCGATGGGCGAGCATCGCGCCGAGATCATCCATGACGATGCGATCACCGAGGCCGTCGAGCCCGATGCCTGGGCCGAGGCGATGATCGCGCTCCTGGGACCGGTGAAGGAGGGGCGCGTGGCCGACGGCATCTGCGCCGCGATCCACGAGATCGGGCTGGTGCTGGCCGAGCATTTCCCCAAGTCGTCGGACGATACCAACGAGATCCCCGACAAGTTGATCGAGCTGTGA
- the nadC gene encoding carboxylating nicotinate-nucleotide diphosphorylase, with product MSQLPREFDLDDYVTAVLHEDLGRGGDVTSANTIAEGARFSAVMDTRQEIAVAGIEVAEAFFHRLDHTAKIERLVEDGDVVAAGTDLMRITGKAQALLSAERSALNTLQVLCGIATQARAFAKAVKGTGATVLDTRKTIPGLRALSKYASRMGGAANHRMRMDDGLLIKDNHIAVNGGDIVMTVMRAKAGNHGLEVQVEVDRIDQIEPALGAGADRLLLDNMPPDVLREAVALVAGRVPLEASGGIDLETIRAVAETGVDYISTSKITMGAPAVDIGLDYAICS from the coding sequence ATGAGCCAGCTTCCCAGAGAATTCGATCTCGACGATTATGTCACCGCCGTCCTCCATGAGGATCTCGGCAGGGGCGGGGACGTCACTTCCGCCAACACGATCGCCGAGGGCGCGCGTTTTTCCGCGGTCATGGACACGCGGCAGGAAATCGCCGTGGCCGGGATCGAGGTGGCTGAAGCCTTCTTCCACCGGCTCGACCATACGGCGAAGATAGAGCGGCTGGTGGAGGATGGCGATGTCGTGGCCGCGGGCACCGACCTCATGCGCATCACCGGCAAGGCGCAGGCGCTGCTGAGCGCAGAGCGCTCGGCGCTCAACACGCTGCAGGTATTGTGCGGGATCGCCACGCAGGCGCGCGCCTTCGCCAAGGCGGTCAAGGGCACGGGCGCGACCGTGCTCGATACGCGCAAGACCATCCCGGGGCTGCGGGCCTTGAGCAAATATGCCAGCCGCATGGGGGGCGCGGCCAACCACCGGATGCGGATGGATGACGGCCTCCTCATCAAGGACAATCACATCGCGGTGAACGGCGGCGATATCGTGATGACCGTGATGCGGGCCAAGGCGGGCAATCACGGGCTCGAGGTGCAGGTCGAGGTCGACCGGATCGACCAGATCGAACCCGCGCTGGGGGCAGGGGCCGACCGCCTGCTGCTCGACAACATGCCGCCCGACGTTTTGCGCGAGGCCGTCGCGCTGGTGGCGGGGCGCGTGCCGCTCGAGGCCTCGGGCGGGATCGACCTCGAGACGATCCGCGCGGTGGCCGAGACGGGGGTCGATTACATCTCGACGAGCAAGATCACCATGGGCGCGCCCGCGGTGGATATCGGGCTCGATTACGCCATTTGCAGCTGA